DNA from Candidatus Micrarchaeia archaeon:
AGCAAAGGCTGTAGAACTGGACAGTCCTTCAGCTTTTGAATTGGCTGACCGCCTCAACGCCGCCTGTAAGGGTAAGGAGGTTGGGGATGAGTGAGGAACAAAGGTGCCCGTTTTGTGGGGAAGAAATAACTGAAAACATCGTGGTCGATATAACTTCTTTTGCTTGTGGAACTGACCATTATGAAGGAGAACAACCAAACTTTGAACGCGGTCCCTTATGCTACGAAGCCCAACTCGCCACTCTAACCCACGAAAACAACGAACTCGGGGCATCCCTGGCCGTGGAGAAGATCAAAACGCAGAACCAAGCCGCTATTCTCCGCAAGTGTCTGGAGGTGGTGGAAATAGCTGCTGAAGGTAAAGTAATCAGCAGAGGGTGGGAATTGATAGACAAAGCCGCCGCCCTCCTGCCGGAGCTAAAGCGGTGGGGGAAGGAGGTAATATGAGTAAACATACGCCTGGACCGTGGGAAGTTATCTTTGAGGATGAAGGAGAAGGCCATATTATCCACATGGCAACTGCTATTGAGAATCCAGGATATTTTCATTCAATCCATGAAGTTAGATACGACCATGGAGTAGAACCTGAAGAAAAAGGATTTGAAGAGGCGGAAGCCAATGCACACCTCATAGCCGCGGCCCCGGATTTGTTGGAAGCCTGTAAAGCTATTCTTGAAGACATAGAAGATACCTTAGTTGACTGTGATAGCCCTGGCACTCGACAAACATTGGAAATTCAGCGCGACTTTCTGCAAGACGCTATCAAAAAAGCTGATGGAGATATGCCATGAGAAATCCTGGACCAAGAGACCCGTTCGGAATGAAGCCACTATCTTTTCAAACCGTTTCTGCTCTTTATCGTGCTCTCAAGAGGCTTTTAGGCGCAACTAACCCAGGCAACGCAGATACACACGAAAAAAACTGTATGTGCGTCATCTGTGAAGCCCGCAAAGCCATAGCCAAGGGCAAAACCGGCCAAGTTGAATGGCTTCTGGAATACGAAAGAAGATAACCACATCACCCCCAGGCGACTTGCATCCTCGCGTAAGCGACAAGGCATAGACGCCGGTCGCTCTCGCAAAGGCCCTCATGCTCATCGGCAAAGAGGTTTTCCCGCTCTTTGACGGATGATTCGTAGATCCTCACCGGGGCTTGCGGTTCTTCCCCTAACTTCACGCCCTTGAGCTTGCCTTCCCAGAACCAGTGATAGGGAGTGGTCCGGCTCACCCCGAGCCTACGGGCCACCTCGTTAGGATGCAGGAGGCGGTCAGGGGAGTTCAAACCCGCACTCTAAACAGATATAGGAATACTGCTTTGTCGTGGCCATCTCCTTGTACGGGGTTGCCCTACCTGCTCTCGGTTCATCGGATAGGACTACGGCGGTTAGAACTTCTTTCCTGAACCACTCGCCTTTGCACCGGGGGCAGGGCTTGAGGGTCATTTCCAAGCGTCTTCAGCAGCCTTAGCTTTTTTTTGAAAGCCAATGGCCTCAGCAAAATAATTTGTCACCTTATCCCAAACGCTCATGGGCGTGGCCTGGACTTCCTCAAGAGTAAATTCAGGCACCCATGGAGCCGGGCCAAGGTCAATTTGTGGGCGGGGCGGACAGTTGGCGCAACTTACGCAGAAGATCATGCACCCGCTGAGGATCGCCACTCTGAATAACCTCTTTGATTTCATCCTTGTGCTCCTTTGTTTCAATGTCGATCTTGGCCGCCTTCTTGAAAAATTCGATGGTGTCCTTTTGGGTTGACACCTCTTGCGTAAGCAGGGCGTTCTCAGAGCGGAGGTGCGAAACGTAAAAATACCCGCCCCCCACCAAGCCAGCGATAAGCAGGCCCCCGATGAGGTAGGCCCCGATCTTGGAAAATAGGAAACTGAGAATCATTGCACCACCTATTGCGTTTTATCGCCATTTAATCAATACGAAACATTAACCAATCCACCCAGTTACCCGCTCTATTGCGTCAAGTTATCACTCAACGGGGCTTTATTCGGTGCAATGGGGGGGATATCGAACTATTCGAGAATTTCGAATAGTTGTTCATTTACCTCTCCGGTGGCAGGACACGGCCCCGCCAGACTCTAACTCCGCTGTT
Protein-coding regions in this window:
- a CDS encoding helix-turn-helix domain-containing protein; translation: MNSPDRLLHPNEVARRLGVSRTTPYHWFWEGKLKGVKLGEEPQAPVRIYESSVKERENLFADEHEGLCESDRRLCLVAYARMQVAWG